A genomic stretch from Deinococcus radiotolerans includes:
- a CDS encoding protease complex subunit PrcB family protein: MKRTLLAAALLGAGLLSACSMTGPGNLKVHEAVLYGGAQERVVWVYGTLQGSQSSVKLGEQTVDLRAQVQDPIATSGSLSVNGKATYREPTATIPARVTVTRQGSSFTVTPASTARISAIYYTDGQSWTRLNGTSGQVTGTPVDGLRGAGQLTDDEARVLSDTLRPQGPLAVAVLTDQPAPTLAVSPTPTEHLRSDLYILSSVPTAQVQPPRPTTPVNPSTGGNVTVTQIATGTNANTSEAGVQVATTASSASSLYSRAYGRQSSVPTPPSVTGRTLVGVFLGQRPTGGYGVQVLSAQASGSTLTLRVRLTAPAPGAILAQVITSPWAIVSVPGTYTSVTALDESGQPLPTSTGGQTR; this comes from the coding sequence ATGAAAAGAACCCTTCTGGCCGCGGCGCTGCTCGGCGCGGGCCTCCTCAGCGCGTGCTCCATGACCGGCCCCGGCAACCTGAAAGTCCACGAGGCCGTGCTGTACGGCGGCGCGCAGGAACGCGTCGTGTGGGTATACGGCACCCTCCAGGGCAGCCAGAGCAGCGTGAAACTCGGCGAGCAGACCGTCGACCTTCGCGCCCAGGTGCAAGATCCCATCGCCACCAGCGGCAGCCTCAGCGTGAACGGCAAGGCCACCTACCGTGAACCCACCGCCACCATCCCCGCACGCGTGACCGTCACGCGCCAGGGCAGCAGCTTCACGGTCACGCCCGCCAGCACCGCCAGAATCAGCGCCATCTACTACACCGATGGACAGAGCTGGACCCGCCTCAACGGCACCAGCGGCCAGGTCACCGGCACCCCAGTGGACGGCCTGCGCGGCGCCGGACAGCTCACGGACGACGAAGCCCGCGTCCTCAGCGACACCCTGCGCCCCCAGGGACCCCTGGCCGTCGCCGTCCTCACCGACCAGCCCGCCCCCACCCTGGCCGTAAGCCCCACGCCCACCGAACACCTGCGCAGCGACCTGTACATCCTCAGCAGCGTCCCCACCGCCCAGGTGCAACCCCCCCGCCCCACCACGCCCGTCAACCCGAGCACCGGAGGCAACGTGACCGTCACCCAGATCGCCACCGGCACCAACGCCAACACCTCAGAAGCCGGCGTGCAGGTCGCCACCACCGCCAGCAGCGCCAGCAGCCTGTACTCCCGCGCCTACGGCCGGCAGAGCAGCGTCCCCACCCCACCCAGCGTGACCGGCCGCACCCTGGTCGGCGTGTTCCTCGGCCAGCGCCCCACCGGCGGGTACGGCGTGCAGGTCCTCAGCGCTCAGGCCAGCGGCAGCACCCTGACCCTGCGCGTGCGGCTCACGGCCCCCGCACCCGGCGCGATCCTTGCGCAGGTCATCACCAGCCCCTGGGCCATCGTGAGCGTCCCCGGCACCTACACCAGCGTCACCGCGCTCGACGAGAGCGGCCAGCCCCTGCCTACGTCCACGGGCGGCCAGACCCGCTAA
- a CDS encoding BMP family lipoprotein: MKKILTLALAMTATAASAQAVRVGIAYDAGGKFDKSFNQSAYEGAQRAVKSLGIQSKDFEPSDPSQTVQGIRQFAQDGFDLTIGVGFANNASISQVAKENPDLYFGLIDDVSNEKNVASLVFQEEQGSYLVGYLAAMNSSTGVVGFVGGMDIPLIHKFEAGYTAGVKAANPKAKVIAQYVGTTPDAWNNPAKAKEIAGSMRAKGADIIFAAAGASGNGVIDYVKQTQCLKGASLPAGVKFNSNNFANVKKSAAYTKACAGNTRPMFFIGVDSNQNYLGDFDKNPATMNHGLTSMLKRVDNAVYALIQDVKNNKFKGGERRFGLKDAGVGYAVDQYNKALISSAQVAKVEAVKAKIISGAIKVPTK; encoded by the coding sequence ATGAAAAAGATCCTGACCCTGGCCCTCGCCATGACCGCCACCGCCGCCTCCGCACAGGCCGTGCGCGTCGGCATCGCCTACGACGCCGGCGGCAAGTTCGACAAGAGCTTCAACCAGAGCGCCTACGAAGGCGCCCAGCGCGCCGTGAAGAGCCTGGGCATCCAGTCCAAGGACTTCGAACCCAGCGACCCCAGCCAGACCGTGCAGGGCATCCGCCAGTTCGCGCAGGACGGCTTCGACCTGACCATCGGCGTGGGCTTCGCCAACAACGCCAGCATCAGCCAGGTCGCCAAGGAAAACCCCGACCTGTACTTCGGCCTGATCGACGACGTTTCCAACGAGAAGAACGTCGCCAGCCTCGTCTTCCAGGAAGAGCAGGGCAGCTACCTCGTCGGCTACCTCGCCGCCATGAACAGCTCCACCGGCGTCGTGGGCTTCGTGGGCGGCATGGACATCCCCCTGATCCACAAGTTCGAAGCCGGCTACACCGCGGGCGTCAAGGCCGCCAACCCCAAAGCCAAGGTCATCGCCCAGTACGTCGGCACCACCCCTGACGCCTGGAACAACCCCGCCAAGGCCAAGGAAATCGCTGGCAGCATGCGCGCCAAGGGTGCGGACATCATCTTCGCCGCCGCCGGCGCCTCCGGGAACGGCGTGATCGACTACGTCAAGCAGACCCAGTGCCTCAAGGGCGCCAGCCTGCCCGCCGGCGTGAAGTTCAACAGCAACAACTTCGCCAACGTCAAGAAGAGCGCCGCCTACACCAAGGCCTGCGCCGGCAATACCCGCCCCATGTTCTTCATCGGCGTGGACAGCAACCAGAACTACCTCGGCGACTTCGACAAGAACCCCGCCACCATGAACCACGGCCTGACCAGCATGCTCAAGCGCGTGGACAACGCCGTGTACGCCCTGATCCAGGACGTCAAGAACAACAAGTTCAAGGGTGGCGAACGCCGCTTCGGCCTGAAGGACGCGGGCGTCGGCTACGCCGTCGACCAGTACAACAAAGCCCTGATCAGCAGCGCCCAGGTCGCCAAGGTCGAGGCCGTCAAGGCCAAGATCATCAGCGGCGCCATCAAGGTCCCCACCAAGTAA